In the genome of Streptomyces collinus, one region contains:
- a CDS encoding LppU/SCO3897 family protein: MWALIGGIASVLSILGWLGLNNVGELKDLVADSPPSSSSPAPYTSSPTVRIPDDSDTGEGKADEPDPEPSTPAPNPTEEAFEAISAGDCLAVYDTGRGGTTSVDWSVGAPPDPVSCAGEQAQVQVSAINTACPTGYGKSYWSYRSATTGDSTKLCLTRVYHANYCILGRQSGDSISLALMTAVACRREPVPVPYNQIMHITGVYRAPAGADANNCRRVAGDQTRYWAALVDDGATLLCTTIYQGG, translated from the coding sequence GTGTGGGCACTGATCGGCGGAATCGCATCCGTGCTGTCGATCCTGGGCTGGCTGGGCTTGAACAACGTGGGCGAGCTGAAGGACTTGGTGGCCGACTCGCCCCCCTCCAGTTCCAGCCCGGCCCCGTACACGTCTTCGCCGACCGTCCGCATCCCCGATGACTCCGACACCGGTGAGGGGAAGGCTGACGAGCCCGACCCCGAGCCGTCGACACCCGCTCCGAATCCCACCGAAGAGGCGTTCGAGGCCATCTCGGCCGGCGACTGCCTGGCGGTCTACGACACGGGCCGCGGGGGCACCACCAGCGTCGACTGGAGCGTCGGTGCTCCGCCGGACCCCGTGTCGTGCGCCGGCGAGCAGGCGCAGGTCCAGGTGTCCGCCATCAACACGGCCTGCCCCACCGGCTATGGGAAGTCGTACTGGAGCTACCGGTCCGCCACCACCGGCGACTCCACGAAGCTCTGCCTCACCCGCGTCTACCACGCCAACTACTGCATTCTCGGCCGGCAGTCCGGCGACTCGATCTCCCTCGCCCTGATGACGGCCGTGGCCTGCCGACGCGAGCCGGTACCCGTCCCGTACAACCAGATCATGCACATCACAGGCGTCTACCGCGCCCCGGCGGGTGCCGACGCGAACAACTGCCGCCGGGTGGCAGGCGACCAGACGCGCTACTGGGCCGCCCTGGTGGACGACGGCGCCACGCTGCTGTGCACCACGATCTACCAGGGCGGCTGA
- a CDS encoding SAM-dependent methyltransferase, with amino-acid sequence MAGMTVEGPSIDSTRPSIARVYDYLLGGKDNYAVDREVGDVFFRDLPGSVAIAFANRAALTRAITQIVTTTDVRQFIDLGSGLPTADNVHQVAQRHAPESRIVYVDNDPQVLVHGCALLEQNDRTRVVRADVRDPDGVRAHPDTLELIDFDRPVAVVLSAVLHHVNDEEDPAGIVRHWRDHVPSGSHFFVSHFRSGDNPETAEAERVLQQTFGRGRWRTDEEIASLLDGLEILDPGIVPAPLWRPDPVGSNPWSADGAQRELSVWQHLIVAGLARKA; translated from the coding sequence ATGGCCGGCATGACGGTTGAAGGCCCCTCCATCGACTCCACCAGGCCGAGCATCGCCCGCGTCTACGACTACCTGCTCGGTGGCAAGGACAACTACGCAGTGGACCGGGAGGTCGGCGACGTGTTCTTCCGCGACCTCCCCGGCTCGGTGGCCATCGCCTTCGCCAACCGGGCGGCCCTGACGCGGGCGATCACGCAGATCGTGACGACCACCGACGTACGGCAGTTCATCGACCTGGGCAGTGGCCTGCCGACCGCCGACAACGTCCACCAGGTCGCGCAGCGGCACGCCCCGGAGTCCCGGATCGTGTACGTCGACAACGACCCCCAGGTGCTGGTCCACGGCTGCGCGCTGCTGGAGCAGAACGACCGGACCCGGGTCGTCCGGGCCGACGTACGCGACCCCGATGGCGTCCGCGCACACCCGGACACCCTGGAACTGATCGACTTCGACCGACCCGTCGCCGTCGTCCTCAGCGCCGTCCTCCACCACGTCAACGACGAGGAGGACCCGGCCGGGATCGTCCGCCACTGGCGCGACCACGTGCCGTCCGGGAGCCACTTCTTCGTCAGCCACTTCCGTTCCGGCGACAACCCGGAGACCGCGGAGGCCGAGCGGGTCCTCCAGCAGACCTTCGGCCGCGGCCGGTGGCGCACCGACGAGGAGATCGCTTCCCTGCTGGACGGCCTGGAGATCCTCGACCCCGGAATCGTCCCCGCACCCCTGTGGCGTCCCGACCCGGTCGGCAGCAACCCGTGGAGCGCCGACGGCGCGCAGCGGGAGCTCAGCGTCTGGCAGCACCTCATCGTCGCCGGGCTGGCCCGCAAGGCGTAG
- a CDS encoding HD domain-containing protein translates to MRIPGPAEIQALHEKYAPTTEAFTLVHTHCEIVWGIAEQLLAAPHLAHLDAELVRAGCLLHDIGVYRLYGDDGRLDHRNYIRHGLLGHEILEAEGFPDTLRRFCSHHTGVGLTRQDIVSQGLPLPPADYVAVTEEERLVMYADKFHTKSRPSAYLSPGEYAAHIRRFGEDKVTAFQALRAEFGDPDLVRPVPAGGTPVRP, encoded by the coding sequence ATGAGGATTCCGGGCCCCGCAGAGATCCAGGCACTGCACGAGAAGTACGCGCCCACCACCGAGGCGTTCACGCTCGTCCACACGCACTGCGAGATCGTCTGGGGAATCGCCGAGCAGCTCCTGGCCGCGCCCCACCTTGCCCATCTCGATGCCGAACTGGTCCGCGCCGGCTGCCTCCTCCACGACATCGGCGTCTACCGCCTCTACGGGGACGACGGCCGGCTGGACCACCGGAACTACATCAGGCACGGCCTGCTCGGCCACGAGATCCTCGAAGCGGAGGGCTTCCCCGACACCCTCCGCCGCTTCTGCTCGCACCACACCGGAGTGGGACTCACGCGGCAGGACATCGTGAGCCAGGGGCTGCCCCTCCCTCCCGCCGACTACGTGGCAGTAACGGAAGAGGAGAGGCTGGTGATGTACGCGGACAAGTTCCACACCAAGTCCCGGCCGTCGGCGTACCTCTCCCCCGGCGAATACGCCGCCCACATCCGCCGCTTCGGCGAGGACAAGGTGACCGCGTTCCAGGCCCTGCGCGCGGAGTTCGGCGACCCGGACCTCGTCCGGCCGGTGCCGGCCGGCGGCACACCCGTCCGGCCGTGA
- a CDS encoding alpha/beta fold hydrolase has translation MPAFTAPDGTTLAYHVTGDGPPLVCLPGGPMQDSVYLGDLGGSAAHRTLIRLDLRGTGHSTVPRDPATYRCDRQVGDVEALRVELGLERIDLLGHSAGANLAVLYAARYPERVGRLVLVTPSVFAVGLDITAGDRLETARLRRDEPWFTPAQAALEAITSGRAEPADWEAVAPFWFGRWDGEAREFRAAERQQRNDEAAAVYASEGAFDPGAARAALAESPSPVLVVAGEYDIAAPVRVMKEYAALFPQAELLVQSRAGHFPWRDDPGAFTAALAAFRDQASAPPPGT, from the coding sequence ATGCCCGCCTTCACCGCTCCCGACGGCACCACCCTCGCCTACCACGTCACGGGGGACGGGCCACCGCTGGTCTGTCTCCCCGGCGGCCCCATGCAGGACTCCGTCTACCTGGGAGACCTGGGCGGTTCCGCGGCCCACCGCACCTTGATCCGGCTGGACCTCCGGGGCACGGGCCACTCCACAGTGCCGCGGGACCCGGCGACGTATCGCTGTGACCGGCAGGTCGGCGATGTCGAGGCGCTGCGTGTGGAGTTGGGGCTTGAGCGCATCGATCTGCTCGGGCACTCCGCCGGGGCCAACCTGGCCGTACTGTACGCGGCCCGGTATCCGGAGCGGGTGGGCAGGCTCGTGCTCGTCACGCCCAGTGTGTTCGCCGTCGGCCTTGATATCACCGCCGGGGACAGGCTGGAGACGGCCCGCCTGCGCCGGGACGAACCGTGGTTCACCCCGGCACAGGCGGCCCTGGAGGCGATCACGTCCGGCCGGGCGGAGCCTGCCGACTGGGAGGCCGTCGCCCCCTTCTGGTTCGGCCGGTGGGACGGCGAGGCGCGGGAGTTCCGCGCTGCCGAGCGGCAGCAGCGCAACGACGAGGCCGCGGCTGTGTATGCCTCCGAGGGTGCCTTCGACCCCGGCGCCGCGCGTGCCGCTCTCGCCGAGTCGCCCTCACCGGTACTCGTCGTCGCCGGGGAGTACGACATCGCCGCGCCCGTGCGCGTGATGAAGGAGTACGCCGCTTTGTTCCCGCAGGCCGAACTCCTCGTGCAGAGCCGGGCGGGGCACTTTCCGTGGCGGGACGATCCGGGGGCGTTCACTGCGGCCCTGGCGGCCTTCCGGGATCAGGCGTCCGCCCCGCCGCCCGGCACGTAG
- a CDS encoding ATP-binding protein: MRVAFVGKGGSGKTTLSALFSRHLARSGAPVLAIDGDINQHLAEALGGTEEPAPPLGAHVPEIKTLLRGDNPRIPSPEAMIKTTPPGRGSRLLRPLGDDELHRRHVGRAGGVPLMVTGEFDESDLGVACYHSKLGAVELYLGHLMDGPGEYVVVDMTAGADAFASGLFTRFDLTFLVAEPTRKGVSVYRQYRDHAEQFGIRIAVIGNKVTGEDDLLFLKEQVGDDLLTHLVHSPWIRAAEQGRAGSGPDALASLEPHNRHALTVLREAVDSHPRDWDHLHRHAVEFHLRNVHAWADARTGGDLAAQVDPDYVPGGGADA, from the coding sequence GTGAGGGTCGCGTTCGTCGGCAAGGGCGGCAGCGGCAAGACCACGCTGTCAGCGCTCTTCTCCCGCCACCTGGCGCGCTCCGGCGCACCGGTCCTCGCCATCGACGGCGACATCAACCAGCATTTGGCCGAGGCGCTCGGCGGCACGGAGGAGCCCGCTCCTCCCCTGGGCGCGCACGTGCCCGAGATCAAGACCCTCCTGCGAGGCGACAATCCCCGCATCCCCTCCCCCGAGGCGATGATCAAGACGACTCCACCGGGTCGGGGATCCCGTCTCCTCCGCCCGCTCGGCGACGACGAACTGCACAGGCGGCACGTCGGCCGGGCGGGCGGCGTCCCCCTCATGGTGACGGGCGAGTTCGACGAGTCCGACCTGGGCGTGGCCTGCTACCACTCCAAGCTGGGTGCGGTGGAGCTGTATCTCGGCCACCTGATGGACGGCCCCGGCGAGTACGTCGTGGTCGACATGACGGCGGGCGCGGACGCCTTCGCGTCGGGCCTGTTCACCCGCTTCGACCTGACGTTCCTGGTGGCGGAACCCACCCGCAAGGGCGTCTCGGTGTACCGCCAGTACCGCGACCACGCGGAACAGTTCGGCATCCGCATCGCGGTCATCGGCAACAAGGTGACCGGCGAGGACGACCTGCTCTTCCTCAAGGAGCAGGTGGGCGACGACCTCCTGACTCACCTGGTGCACTCCCCCTGGATCCGCGCGGCGGAACAGGGCCGAGCCGGGTCCGGCCCGGACGCACTGGCGTCGCTGGAGCCGCACAACCGCCACGCCCTCACGGTCCTGCGCGAGGCGGTCGACTCCCACCCCCGCGACTGGGACCACCTCCACCGCCACGCGGTCGAGTTCCACCTGCGCAACGTCCACGCCTGGGCGGACGCGCGTACGGGCGGGGACCTGGCGGCGCAGGTGGATCCGGACTACGTGCCGGGCGGCGGGGCGGACGCCTGA
- a CDS encoding ABC transporter substrate-binding protein: MRHPSIKCSIKSRLRFLTALALAPCLAGCFVSPGGESSPEGGSSGSRLRVALAFPPAENLSPYGADATLLSRLGVTEGLTALDANGAAAPALARSWQREGDRTWRFTLREATFQDGTDVTPAAVAAALTHAGQAEPAPAALAGVTLGAKADGEHGIRITTRKPDPVLPMRLAGPSLAILSPKAYEKKGNPTPVGTATGPFEITDVNGGGSATLDRYDDYWDGLAHATGIDVRFVKDGTARANAVRTGDVDIAEAIPVAQAATLDEATLKEAGTTRTTSLQLNTETGPFKDPELRAAARTAIAPSALVEGVFEGYADPGAGLFGPAVTWAESKRVKPAGRAEPARPDGTTITLATYDNRPELPEVAQVVQQQLRKAGFTVKLEVREYSRLESDALAGKFDAFIGARNSLLDTGDPVGVLGGDYTCDGGYNLARLCDKKVDRAVAEAVGTDGTGERQDAAMAAEAAILGTDAVVPLAHQRIIAGVSTKVRGVLLDPYERTLVGTGTRR, translated from the coding sequence GTGCGTCATCCGAGCATCAAGTGCAGCATCAAGAGCCGCCTCCGGTTCCTCACCGCCCTCGCCCTCGCGCCGTGTCTGGCCGGCTGCTTCGTGTCCCCCGGCGGGGAGTCCTCGCCGGAGGGCGGGTCGTCGGGCTCGCGGCTGCGCGTCGCCCTCGCCTTCCCGCCCGCCGAGAACCTCTCGCCGTACGGAGCCGACGCCACCCTGCTCAGCCGACTCGGCGTCACCGAGGGACTCACCGCCCTGGATGCCAACGGCGCCGCGGCCCCCGCGCTCGCCCGGTCCTGGCAACGGGAGGGCGACCGCACCTGGCGGTTCACCTTGCGCGAGGCCACTTTCCAGGACGGCACGGACGTCACGCCGGCCGCCGTGGCCGCCGCGCTCACCCACGCCGGCCAGGCCGAGCCCGCTCCCGCTGCCCTCGCCGGCGTCACCCTCGGCGCGAAGGCCGACGGCGAGCACGGCATCCGCATCACCACCCGGAAGCCCGACCCCGTCCTGCCCATGCGCCTGGCCGGCCCCAGCCTGGCGATCCTCTCCCCGAAGGCGTACGAGAAGAAGGGCAACCCCACCCCGGTCGGCACCGCCACCGGCCCCTTCGAGATCACCGACGTCAACGGCGGCGGCTCCGCCACCCTCGACCGCTACGACGACTACTGGGACGGCCTCGCCCACGCCACCGGCATCGACGTGCGCTTCGTCAAGGACGGCACCGCCCGCGCCAACGCCGTCCGCACCGGTGACGTCGACATCGCCGAGGCGATCCCCGTCGCCCAGGCCGCGACCCTCGACGAGGCCACCCTCAAGGAAGCCGGCACCACCCGGACCACCAGCCTGCAGCTCAACACGGAGACCGGGCCCTTCAAGGACCCGGAGCTGCGCGCCGCCGCCCGCACGGCGATCGCGCCTTCCGCCCTCGTCGAGGGAGTCTTCGAGGGGTACGCCGACCCGGGCGCCGGTCTCTTCGGACCCGCCGTCACCTGGGCCGAGAGCAAGCGGGTGAAGCCGGCCGGCCGCGCCGAGCCCGCCCGGCCCGACGGTACGACGATCACCCTGGCCACCTACGACAACCGGCCGGAGCTTCCCGAGGTCGCCCAGGTCGTGCAACAGCAGCTGCGGAAGGCCGGATTCACGGTGAAGCTGGAAGTGCGCGAGTACTCACGGCTGGAGAGCGACGCGCTCGCCGGGAAGTTCGACGCGTTCATCGGCGCCCGCAACAGCCTCCTGGACACCGGCGACCCCGTCGGAGTCCTCGGCGGCGACTACACCTGCGACGGCGGCTACAACCTGGCCCGGCTGTGCGACAAGAAGGTCGACCGGGCCGTCGCCGAGGCCGTCGGGACCGACGGTACCGGTGAGCGGCAGGACGCCGCCATGGCCGCAGAGGCGGCGATCCTCGGCACGGACGCGGTCGTGCCGCTGGCCCACCAGCGGATCATCGCCGGCGTCTCGACCAAGGTGCGGGGCGTGTTGCTCGACCCGTACGAGCGGACCCTGGTGGGCACCGGGACGCGTCGGTGA
- a CDS encoding RidA family protein — protein MTTTDVYDHGIPAESHFGYAQAIRSGDLIHVSGQLAFDEAGGFRPEDDLTAQLERTYINLDRVLAHYGVTRNQIVSQTLYAVDLVRNSEAVAKANRAYFGTHRPVSTALGVTELTFHGQLLEIGCVIDTRLPA, from the coding sequence GTGACCACCACCGACGTCTACGACCACGGCATCCCGGCCGAGAGCCACTTCGGCTACGCGCAGGCGATCAGGTCCGGTGACCTGATCCATGTCTCCGGGCAGCTCGCGTTCGACGAGGCGGGCGGTTTCCGCCCCGAGGACGACCTCACAGCCCAGCTGGAGCGGACCTACATCAACCTCGACAGGGTCCTGGCCCACTACGGCGTGACGCGCAACCAGATCGTGTCCCAGACGCTGTACGCGGTGGACCTGGTGCGCAACTCCGAGGCCGTGGCGAAGGCCAACCGGGCGTACTTCGGTACCCACCGCCCGGTCAGCACGGCCCTGGGCGTCACCGAACTGACGTTTCACGGGCAGCTCCTCGAGATCGGCTGCGTGATCGACACACGGCTGCCCGCCTGA
- a CDS encoding winged helix-turn-helix transcriptional regulator has protein sequence MVTKQLRDLPENADLRRADSLAREIFSDVANKWALLIIEALGERTLRFSELRDEVEGVSHKMLTQNLRMLERNGLVDRTVYPTVPPKVEYTLTEPGRALRATVDAICGWTHRYLGDIEAARGRFDD, from the coding sequence ATGGTGACCAAGCAGTTGAGGGACCTGCCCGAGAACGCGGACCTGCGGCGGGCGGACTCCCTGGCGCGGGAGATCTTCTCCGACGTGGCCAACAAATGGGCGCTTCTGATCATCGAGGCCCTCGGGGAACGCACCCTGCGCTTCAGCGAGTTGCGCGACGAGGTCGAGGGCGTCAGCCACAAGATGCTCACCCAGAACCTGCGGATGCTGGAGCGCAACGGCCTGGTCGACCGGACGGTGTACCCCACCGTGCCGCCCAAGGTCGAATACACCCTGACCGAGCCCGGCCGGGCCCTGCGCGCCACGGTCGACGCGATCTGCGGCTGGACCCACCGGTACCTCGGTGACATCGAGGCGGCGCGCGGGCGGTTCGACGACTGA
- a CDS encoding CDP-alcohol phosphatidyltransferase family protein, translating into MALNNTYDARLQQETALGAGVQVLLLVLIGTAIGMGPAGWLTGLAFAIATWAVLSRALHRSRLRSFGAANRVTLGRATLVGGVTALVADSFQSSPPVSLFVGLTAVALILDGVDGKVARRTGTSTPLGARFDMEVDAFLILVLSVYVSMQLGPWVLLIGGMRYVFVAAARVWPWLTAALPPSTARKTVAALQGVLLLVAGADLLPYAGNFAVAALALGLLVWSFGRDVLWLYRTSRVEEPVAPRQVRELVAG; encoded by the coding sequence GTGGCCCTGAACAACACTTACGACGCGAGGCTCCAGCAGGAGACCGCCCTGGGGGCGGGAGTGCAGGTCCTGCTGCTGGTCCTGATCGGCACGGCGATCGGGATGGGGCCGGCGGGCTGGCTGACCGGCCTCGCGTTCGCGATCGCCACCTGGGCGGTGCTCTCGCGGGCCCTGCACCGTTCCCGGCTGCGTTCGTTCGGCGCGGCCAACCGGGTCACCCTCGGCCGGGCCACCCTCGTCGGCGGGGTCACGGCCCTGGTTGCCGACTCCTTCCAGAGCTCACCGCCCGTGTCGCTGTTCGTGGGTCTGACGGCGGTGGCGCTGATCCTCGACGGCGTCGACGGCAAGGTGGCCCGACGCACCGGCACCTCGACACCGCTGGGCGCGCGCTTCGACATGGAGGTCGACGCCTTCCTGATCCTGGTGCTGAGCGTGTACGTGTCGATGCAACTGGGCCCGTGGGTGCTGCTGATCGGCGGCATGCGGTACGTCTTCGTCGCCGCCGCGCGGGTGTGGCCGTGGCTGACCGCCGCGCTCCCGCCGAGCACCGCCCGCAAGACGGTCGCCGCCCTCCAAGGCGTGCTCCTGCTGGTCGCGGGCGCCGATCTGCTGCCGTACGCGGGCAACTTCGCCGTCGCGGCCCTGGCCCTGGGCCTGCTGGTCTGGTCGTTCGGGCGTGACGTGCTGTGGCTGTACCGGACCTCACGCGTCGAGGAGCCGGTGGCGCCCCGTCAGGTGCGGGAACTGGTCGCCGGCTGA
- a CDS encoding zinc-dependent alcohol dehydrogenase, with translation MKHTARAFWIDSPGRGVIRDVTLPAPGEGEVLVRTLFSGVSRGTETLVFRGGVPVSQHTAMRAPFQEGDFPGPVKYGYLNVGVVEEGPRELTGRTVFCLYPHQTRYVVPADAVTPVPDGVPAERAVLAGTVETAVNALWDAAPLVGDRIAVVGGGMVGCSVAALLARFPGVRVQLVDADPSRAKTAEALGVGFATPEDADGDRDLVVHASATEQGLARSLELLTAEGTVLELSWYGDRQVSLPLGEAFHSRRLVIRSSQVGTVSPARPNRTYADRLAVALDLLADPALDALVTGESPFEELPDVLPRLVSGEVPALCHRVRYDESD, from the coding sequence ATGAAGCACACCGCAAGGGCGTTCTGGATCGACTCGCCTGGGCGAGGCGTCATCCGGGACGTCACCCTGCCGGCCCCCGGCGAGGGCGAGGTGCTGGTCCGCACGCTCTTCTCCGGAGTGAGCCGCGGCACCGAAACGCTCGTCTTCCGCGGCGGCGTGCCCGTCAGCCAGCACACCGCCATGCGCGCGCCGTTCCAGGAGGGCGACTTCCCGGGCCCGGTGAAGTACGGCTACCTCAACGTGGGCGTGGTGGAGGAAGGCCCCCGGGAACTCACCGGCCGCACCGTCTTCTGCCTCTACCCGCACCAGACGCGCTACGTCGTACCGGCCGACGCGGTCACCCCCGTCCCGGACGGCGTGCCCGCCGAACGGGCCGTGCTCGCCGGGACCGTGGAGACCGCCGTCAACGCCCTGTGGGACGCCGCGCCCCTGGTCGGAGACCGGATCGCCGTGGTCGGCGGCGGCATGGTCGGCTGCTCGGTGGCCGCCCTCCTCGCCCGGTTCCCCGGCGTCCGCGTCCAGCTGGTCGACGCCGACCCGTCCCGCGCGAAGACCGCCGAGGCGCTCGGGGTCGGCTTCGCCACCCCCGAGGACGCCGACGGGGACCGCGACCTGGTCGTGCACGCCAGTGCCACGGAACAGGGCCTCGCCAGGTCCCTGGAACTCCTCACCGCCGAGGGGACCGTGCTGGAACTCAGCTGGTACGGCGACCGGCAGGTCAGCCTCCCGCTCGGTGAGGCCTTCCACTCCCGGCGGCTCGTCATCCGCAGCAGCCAGGTCGGCACCGTCTCCCCGGCCCGCCCCAACCGCACCTACGCCGACCGGCTCGCGGTCGCCCTGGACCTGCTCGCCGACCCCGCGCTCGACGCCCTCGTCACCGGCGAGTCCCCCTTCGAGGAGCTGCCGGACGTGCTGCCCCGACTGGTCTCCGGCGAGGTCCCCGCGCTGTGCCACCGCGTCCGTTACGACGAGAGCGATTGA
- a CDS encoding 6-pyruvoyl trahydropterin synthase family protein, which yields MFSITVRDHIMIAHSFRGDVFGPAQRLHGATFLVDATFRREQLDDDNIVVDIGLATQELGAVVSELNYRNLDNEPDFAGVNTSTEFLAKVIADRLAERIHKGALGEGAKGIAGLTVTLHESHIAWASYERAL from the coding sequence TTGTTCAGCATCACCGTCCGCGATCACATCATGATCGCCCACAGCTTCCGTGGCGACGTCTTCGGACCGGCCCAGCGCCTGCACGGGGCCACGTTCCTCGTGGACGCCACGTTCCGGCGCGAGCAGCTGGACGACGACAACATCGTCGTCGACATCGGGCTGGCCACCCAGGAACTCGGCGCGGTCGTCAGCGAGCTGAACTACCGCAACCTCGACAACGAGCCCGACTTCGCCGGAGTCAACACCTCCACGGAGTTCCTCGCCAAGGTCATCGCCGACCGGCTCGCCGAGCGCATCCACAAGGGGGCGCTGGGCGAGGGCGCCAAGGGCATCGCGGGCCTCACCGTCACGCTGCACGAGTCGCACATCGCCTGGGCGAGTTACGAGCGTGCGTTGTGA
- a CDS encoding glycosyltransferase family 4 protein, producing MTDTTIERPEHMGPAPARLNYVPVQHASLKNAEIIPMSLRTVHFVLPGGVDDPAAPSGGNAYDRRVCLDLPGFGWQVTKHAVAGDWPRPGADARTELARTLSGLPDGAAVLLDGLVACGVPEIVVPEAERLSMAVLVHLPLGDETGLDAAVAAELDAKERTVLRAVPAVIGTSDWAVRRLVSHHGLPPERVHVAAPGADIAPLAPGTDGVSRLLCVAAVTPRKGQHRLVEALAAVRELPWSCVCVGSLTQEPEYVAHLRSLIAEHGLQDRLELAGPKSGPALDASYATADLMVLTSYAETYGMAVTEALARGIPVMATDVGGLPEAVGRAPDGGVPGILVPPENPAAIAAELRGWFGEADVRRRLKAAARSRRAALGGWATTAQSLAAVLRRLPTEPRRSA from the coding sequence GTGACCGACACGACCATCGAGCGGCCCGAGCACATGGGTCCGGCGCCGGCGCGGCTGAATTATGTTCCCGTGCAGCACGCTTCCCTGAAGAACGCCGAGATCATCCCCATGTCCCTGCGCACCGTGCACTTCGTGCTGCCGGGCGGCGTCGACGACCCGGCGGCGCCCAGCGGCGGCAACGCCTACGACCGGCGGGTCTGCCTGGACCTGCCCGGCTTCGGCTGGCAGGTGACCAAGCACGCCGTGGCCGGTGACTGGCCCCGGCCGGGGGCCGACGCCCGCACGGAACTCGCCCGCACCCTGAGCGGGTTGCCCGACGGGGCCGCCGTCCTGCTCGACGGGCTGGTGGCCTGCGGTGTGCCGGAGATCGTGGTGCCCGAGGCGGAACGGCTGAGCATGGCCGTCCTCGTCCACCTCCCGCTCGGTGACGAGACGGGGCTGGACGCGGCGGTCGCGGCCGAACTGGACGCCAAGGAGCGGACCGTGCTGCGGGCGGTGCCGGCGGTGATCGGCACCAGCGACTGGGCCGTCCGCCGCCTGGTCTCCCACCACGGCCTGCCGCCCGAGCGGGTCCACGTCGCGGCACCCGGCGCCGACATCGCGCCGCTCGCGCCCGGCACCGACGGTGTGTCGCGCCTGCTGTGCGTTGCCGCCGTGACCCCGCGCAAGGGCCAGCACCGGCTGGTGGAGGCGCTGGCCGCCGTCCGCGAACTGCCGTGGAGCTGCGTGTGCGTCGGGAGCCTGACCCAGGAACCGGAGTACGTCGCCCACCTGCGGTCCCTCATCGCCGAGCACGGCCTGCAGGACCGCCTGGAACTGGCCGGCCCGAAATCCGGCCCCGCGCTCGACGCCAGCTACGCCACCGCCGACCTGATGGTCCTCACCTCCTACGCCGAGACGTACGGCATGGCCGTGACCGAGGCCCTGGCACGCGGCATCCCGGTGATGGCCACGGACGTCGGCGGGCTGCCGGAGGCGGTCGGCCGCGCGCCCGACGGCGGTGTCCCCGGCATCCTCGTCCCGCCGGAGAACCCCGCCGCCATCGCCGCCGAACTGCGCGGCTGGTTCGGCGAGGCGGACGTACGACGCCGGCTGAAGGCCGCCGCACGCAGCCGCCGCGCCGCCCTCGGCGGCTGGGCGACGACCGCACAGAGCCTGGCGGCGGTGCTGCGCCGGCTCCCGACCGAACCCCGGAGGTCAGCATGA